The proteins below are encoded in one region of Streptomyces ficellus:
- a CDS encoding alpha/beta hydrolase family protein, with protein MRSEKEDAFHIVDVSSVTPGPRRATIRTSLRASDGVPIEAVHTPLAAPGTAGAAGGATDTAIVVAHGFTGSVDRPAVRRAARAFGRRAGVVTFSFRGHGGSGGRSTVGDREVLDLAAAVRWARELGYARVATVGFSMGGSVVLRHAALHKDVARERTDAVVAVSAPARWYYRGTAPMRRVHWVITRPAGRLVGRYGLRTRIHDRDWDPVPMSPVEAVPLIAPVPLLIVHGDSDPYFPVDHPRMLAAAGPAELWLEEGMGHAENAADDALLARIADWLSVP; from the coding sequence ATGAGATCCGAGAAAGAGGACGCATTTCACATCGTGGATGTCTCCTCGGTCACTCCGGGACCTCGGCGGGCCACCATCCGTACATCCCTCCGTGCCTCCGACGGGGTGCCCATCGAGGCGGTCCACACGCCGCTCGCGGCACCCGGCACCGCGGGCGCGGCTGGCGGCGCCACGGACACCGCGATCGTCGTCGCCCACGGCTTCACGGGCTCGGTCGACCGGCCGGCGGTGCGGCGGGCGGCACGGGCGTTCGGGCGGCGGGCCGGGGTGGTGACCTTCTCCTTCCGGGGCCACGGCGGGTCCGGCGGGCGGTCCACGGTCGGCGACCGCGAGGTGCTGGACCTGGCGGCGGCGGTGCGCTGGGCCCGTGAGCTGGGGTACGCGCGCGTGGCGACGGTCGGGTTCTCCATGGGCGGCTCGGTGGTGCTGCGGCACGCGGCGCTCCACAAGGACGTCGCCCGGGAGCGGACGGACGCGGTGGTCGCGGTGAGCGCCCCGGCGCGCTGGTACTACCGGGGTACGGCTCCGATGCGGCGGGTGCACTGGGTGATCACCCGGCCCGCCGGGCGGCTGGTGGGGCGTTACGGGCTGCGGACCCGGATCCACGACCGGGACTGGGACCCGGTGCCGATGTCGCCGGTGGAGGCGGTGCCGCTGATCGCCCCGGTGCCGCTGCTGATCGTGCACGGGGACAGCGACCCGTACTTCCCGGTCGACCACCCGAGGATGCTGGCCGCCGCCGGCCCGGCCGAACTGTGGCTGGAGGAGGGCATGGGCCATGCCGAGAACGCGGCGGACGACGCCCTGCTCGCCCGGATCGCGGACTGGCTGTCCGTGCCATAG
- a CDS encoding MoaD/ThiS family protein — protein sequence MPAGTIRYWAAAKAAAGTAEEPYAAENLAQALDAVRERHPGELVRVLQRCSFLVDGDPVGTRSHETVRLAEGGTVEVLPPFAGG from the coding sequence ATGCCAGCGGGGACGATCCGCTACTGGGCCGCGGCCAAGGCCGCCGCCGGGACCGCCGAGGAGCCGTACGCCGCGGAGAACCTGGCTCAGGCGCTGGACGCCGTGCGCGAGCGGCACCCGGGTGAGCTGGTCCGGGTACTCCAGAGGTGTTCGTTCCTGGTCGACGGCGACCCCGTCGGGACCCGGAGCCATGAGACCGTACGGCTGGCCGAGGGCGGCACGGTCGAGGTGCTCCCGCCGTTCGCAGGAGGGTGA
- a CDS encoding DUF2993 domain-containing protein — MRALRILLITAVILGGLFTIADRLAVNYAESEAADRMGAAQGRADSAAVSIKGFPFLTQVMGKELDQVDVTLTGVEASAGGRKVRVTEMKAALKQVRLEDNFSRAVAASASGTARISYADLGAASGEDVTLGYGGNGKVKVTGSVEVPVLGKVTRSVLSSVSLAGDDTIRVRADKVPGEGIPGLEQRIRERTDFDRQVGGLPSGLKLQKVEAASDGVVVTVTGTDVVLTG, encoded by the coding sequence ATGCGAGCACTGCGAATACTGCTGATCACCGCCGTGATCCTCGGTGGCCTCTTCACCATCGCGGACCGCCTGGCGGTGAACTACGCCGAGTCGGAGGCCGCCGACCGGATGGGCGCGGCCCAGGGCCGGGCCGACTCGGCCGCCGTCTCCATCAAGGGTTTCCCGTTCCTGACCCAGGTCATGGGCAAGGAGCTGGACCAGGTCGACGTCACCCTCACCGGGGTGGAGGCGTCGGCCGGCGGCCGCAAGGTCCGCGTCACCGAGATGAAGGCCGCCCTGAAGCAGGTGCGGCTGGAGGACAACTTCTCGCGCGCCGTCGCCGCCTCCGCCTCGGGCACCGCGCGCATCTCCTACGCCGACCTGGGCGCGGCGTCCGGCGAGGACGTCACCCTGGGGTACGGCGGCAACGGCAAGGTCAAGGTCACCGGAAGCGTCGAGGTGCCGGTCCTGGGCAAGGTCACGCGCAGCGTGCTGTCCTCGGTCAGCCTCGCCGGCGACGACACCATCCGGGTGCGGGCGGACAAGGTTCCCGGCGAGGGCATCCCGGGCCTGGAGCAGCGCATCCGCGAACGCACCGACTTCGACCGGCAGGTCGGCGGGCTCCCGTCCGGGCTGAAGCTCCAGAAGGTCGAGGCCGCGTCCGACGGCGTCGTGGTCACGGTCACCGGCACGGACGTCGTCCTGACGGGCTGA
- a CDS encoding putative leader peptide: MKRQADLTKRRAVDLCRVAAMLCRSV, from the coding sequence ATGAAGCGACAGGCGGACCTCACGAAGCGGCGGGCAGTAGACCTGTGCCGCGTCGCCGCCATGCTCTGTCGCTCCGTCTGA
- a CDS encoding sulfurtransferase: MSRSDVLVDADWVEAHIDDPKVVIVEVDEDTSAYDKNHIKNAVRIDWKQDLQDPVRRDFVDQEGFEKLLSAKGISNDDTVVLYGGNNNWFASYAYWYFKLYGHQSVKLLDGGRKKWELDSRDLVDGSEVPSRPATQYKAKAQDTSIRAFRDDVVAAIGNLNLVDVRSPDEFSGKLLAPAHLPQEQSQRPGHVPSARNIPWSKNANDDGTFKSDDELKALYADEQVDLAKDTIAYCRIGERSALTWFVLHELLGQENVKNYDGSWTEYGSLVGVPIEIGANK, encoded by the coding sequence ATGAGCCGCAGCGACGTCCTGGTAGACGCCGACTGGGTCGAGGCCCACATCGACGACCCGAAGGTCGTCATCGTCGAGGTCGACGAGGACACCTCGGCGTACGACAAGAACCACATCAAGAACGCCGTCCGGATCGACTGGAAGCAGGACCTCCAGGACCCGGTGCGCCGCGACTTCGTCGACCAGGAGGGCTTCGAGAAGCTCCTCTCCGCGAAGGGCATCTCCAACGACGACACCGTCGTCCTCTACGGCGGCAACAACAACTGGTTCGCGTCGTACGCCTACTGGTACTTCAAGCTGTACGGCCACCAGAGCGTCAAGCTCCTCGACGGCGGCCGCAAGAAGTGGGAGCTCGACTCCCGCGACCTGGTCGACGGCTCCGAGGTCCCCAGCCGCCCGGCCACCCAGTACAAGGCCAAGGCCCAGGACACCTCGATCCGCGCCTTCCGCGACGACGTCGTGGCCGCGATCGGCAACCTGAACCTGGTCGACGTGCGTTCCCCCGACGAGTTCAGCGGCAAGCTGCTCGCCCCGGCGCACCTCCCGCAGGAGCAGTCGCAGCGCCCCGGCCACGTGCCGAGCGCCCGCAACATCCCGTGGTCGAAGAACGCCAACGACGACGGCACGTTCAAGTCGGACGACGAGCTGAAGGCGCTGTACGCCGACGAGCAGGTCGACCTGGCGAAGGACACGATCGCCTACTGCCGCATCGGTGAGCGCTCGGCCCTGACCTGGTTCGTGCTGCACGAGCTGCTCGGCCAGGAGAACGTCAAGAACTACGACGGCTCGTGGACCGAGTACGGCTCCCTCGTCGGCGTGCCGATCGAGATCGGCGCCAACAAGTAG
- a CDS encoding DUF1416 domain-containing protein, with product MCGAQAGGPDASTIKPGETTIQGQVTKDGEPVVGYVRLLDSTGEFTAEVPTSATGQFRFYAAEGTWTVRALVPGGTADRTVVAQQGGLAEVAIAV from the coding sequence ATGTGTGGAGCACAGGCCGGCGGCCCGGACGCTTCGACGATCAAGCCCGGTGAGACCACCATCCAGGGCCAGGTGACCAAGGACGGCGAGCCCGTCGTCGGTTACGTGCGCCTGCTGGACTCGACCGGCGAGTTCACCGCCGAGGTCCCGACCTCCGCGACCGGCCAGTTCCGCTTCTACGCGGCCGAGGGTACGTGGACCGTCCGCGCCCTCGTCCCGGGCGGCACCGCCGACCGCACGGTCGTCGCCCAGCAGGGCGGCCTGGCCGAGGTCGCCATCGCCGTCTGA
- a CDS encoding DUF3099 domain-containing protein, producing the protein MYARRRHVYFGMMTACLVLFVGAWAVVRLWSVPAAVAMCVVAMVIPPVAAMVANRRGPEDRWWDDPSGDPTSDEWWDELDGKKRREP; encoded by the coding sequence ATGTACGCCCGCCGTCGGCACGTCTACTTCGGGATGATGACGGCCTGCCTGGTGCTCTTCGTGGGCGCCTGGGCCGTGGTGCGGCTGTGGTCCGTTCCCGCCGCCGTCGCCATGTGCGTCGTCGCCATGGTCATCCCGCCGGTCGCCGCGATGGTCGCCAACCGGCGGGGCCCGGAGGACCGCTGGTGGGACGACCCCTCCGGCGACCCCACGTCCGACGAGTGGTGGGACGAGCTCGACGGCAAGAAGCGCCGCGAACCGTAG
- a CDS encoding DsrE family protein — MAKKLVIKVTAGADAPERCSQAFTVAAVAVASGVEVSLWLTGESAWFALPGRAGEFELPHAAPLPDLIDSILAGGRITLCTQCAARREITEKDVLEGVRIAGAQVFVSESLADDTQALVY; from the coding sequence ATGGCGAAGAAGCTCGTGATCAAGGTGACCGCCGGGGCCGACGCCCCCGAGCGCTGCTCGCAGGCCTTCACGGTGGCGGCGGTCGCCGTGGCCAGCGGCGTGGAGGTCTCGCTGTGGCTGACCGGTGAGTCGGCGTGGTTCGCGCTGCCGGGGCGGGCGGGCGAGTTCGAGCTGCCGCACGCGGCGCCGCTGCCGGACCTGATCGACTCGATCCTGGCGGGCGGGCGGATCACGCTGTGCACCCAGTGCGCGGCGCGGCGCGAGATCACCGAGAAGGACGTGCTGGAGGGCGTGCGGATCGCCGGGGCTCAGGTCTTCGTCAGCGAGTCGCTCGCCGACGACACCCAGGCGCTCGTGTACTAG
- a CDS encoding FABP family protein, whose translation MIEIPSDLNPDLVPLAFLLGTWEGAGVSDFPGAEKCNFGQSVTFSHDGRDFLEYTSHSWVLDAEGNKVKPLESESGYWRIDKERKVEIVMVRDQGIVEVWYGELADQKPQIDLATDAVARTAASGPYSGGKRLYGYVKGDLMWVGEKSTPEVPLRPYMSAHLKKVVTPEQVEAWAKDLGDLPDDGITFFK comes from the coding sequence ATGATCGAGATCCCGTCCGACCTGAACCCGGACCTCGTCCCCCTCGCGTTCCTCCTGGGCACGTGGGAGGGCGCGGGCGTCTCCGACTTCCCCGGCGCCGAGAAGTGCAACTTCGGCCAGTCCGTGACCTTCAGCCACGACGGCCGGGACTTCCTCGAGTACACCTCCCACTCCTGGGTCCTGGACGCCGAGGGCAACAAGGTCAAGCCCCTGGAGTCCGAGAGCGGCTACTGGCGCATCGACAAGGAGCGCAAGGTCGAGATCGTGATGGTGCGCGACCAGGGCATCGTCGAGGTCTGGTACGGCGAGCTCGCCGACCAGAAGCCGCAGATCGACCTCGCCACGGACGCCGTGGCGCGCACCGCCGCCTCCGGCCCCTACAGCGGCGGCAAGCGGCTGTACGGCTACGTGAAGGGCGACCTGATGTGGGTCGGCGAGAAGTCGACGCCCGAGGTCCCGCTGCGCCCGTACATGTCCGCCCACCTGAAGAAGGTCGTCACGCCCGAGCAGGTCGAGGCGTGGGCCAAGGACCTGGGCGACCTGCCGGACGACGGCATCACCTTCTTCAAGTAG
- a CDS encoding Fur family transcriptional regulator: protein MVSTDWKSDLRQRGYRLTPQRQLVLEAVDVLGHATPDDILVQVRKTASGVNISTVYRTLELLEELGLVSHAHLGHGAPTYHLADRHHHLHLVCRDCTEVIEADVDVAAEFTAKLRRTFGFDTDLKHFAIFGRCAGCTDRAEQADAADKAGRESRTGSQAQAPSGGES, encoded by the coding sequence GTGGTGAGCACCGACTGGAAGAGCGACCTGCGACAGCGCGGCTACCGGCTGACCCCCCAGCGCCAGCTCGTCCTGGAGGCGGTGGACGTCCTCGGGCACGCGACACCGGACGACATCCTGGTCCAGGTGCGCAAGACCGCCTCCGGCGTGAACATCTCCACCGTCTACCGGACGCTGGAGCTGCTGGAGGAGCTCGGCCTGGTCAGCCACGCCCACCTCGGGCACGGCGCCCCGACCTACCACCTCGCGGACCGGCACCACCACCTGCACCTGGTGTGCCGGGACTGCACGGAGGTCATCGAGGCGGACGTCGACGTGGCCGCCGAGTTCACGGCGAAGCTCCGCCGCACCTTCGGCTTCGACACCGACCTGAAGCACTTCGCGATCTTCGGCCGGTGCGCGGGCTGCACCGACAGGGCCGAGCAGGCCGACGCGGCCGACAAGGCGGGTCGCGAGAGCCGGACCGGCTCACAGGCGCAGGCTCCGTCCGGCGGCGAGTCGTAG
- a CDS encoding YgfZ/GcvT domain-containing protein, whose translation MLRQSPTSPLLSLPGAVPAEGRDEGVAAHYGDLFREQRALAAGDGMVDLSHRGVVTVTGDDRLGWLHLLLTQAVSDLPPGHATDALVLSANGHIEHALYLVDDGETVWAHVEPGTQESLIGYLESMKFFYRVEVADRTDDIAVVHLPAGSIADVPDGVAVRETSHGRDLFLPRGDLAAYADAHGPRAGILAYEALRVEAHRPRLGFETDHRTIPHEIGLIGSAVHLQKGCYRGQETVARVHNLGKPPRRLVFLHLDGSEVHLPPPGTPVRLKADGEEGRQLGFVTTSVRHHELGPIALALVKRNVPVDAELLAGTTAAAQEVVVEA comes from the coding sequence ATGCTGCGACAATCACCGACCAGCCCTCTGCTGTCCCTGCCCGGCGCCGTGCCCGCCGAGGGGCGGGACGAAGGCGTCGCCGCGCACTACGGCGACCTGTTCCGCGAACAGCGCGCCCTCGCCGCCGGCGACGGCATGGTCGACCTGAGCCACCGCGGTGTCGTCACCGTCACCGGCGACGACCGGCTCGGCTGGCTGCACCTGCTGCTCACGCAAGCCGTGAGCGACCTGCCGCCCGGCCACGCGACCGACGCGCTGGTCCTCTCCGCGAACGGGCACATCGAGCACGCCCTGTACCTCGTCGACGACGGCGAGACGGTCTGGGCGCACGTCGAGCCCGGCACGCAGGAGTCGCTGATCGGCTACCTGGAGTCGATGAAGTTCTTCTACCGGGTCGAGGTCGCCGACCGCACGGACGACATCGCCGTCGTGCACCTGCCGGCCGGTTCCATCGCCGACGTCCCCGACGGCGTGGCCGTACGGGAGACCTCCCACGGCCGGGACCTGTTCCTGCCGCGTGGCGACCTGGCGGCGTACGCCGACGCGCACGGGCCGCGCGCCGGGATCCTGGCGTACGAGGCGCTGCGCGTCGAGGCGCACCGGCCCCGGCTCGGTTTCGAGACCGACCACCGCACCATCCCGCACGAGATCGGCCTCATCGGCAGCGCGGTCCACCTCCAGAAGGGCTGCTACCGGGGGCAGGAGACCGTGGCCCGTGTCCACAACCTGGGGAAGCCGCCGCGCCGGCTGGTGTTCCTGCACCTCGACGGCAGCGAGGTCCACCTGCCGCCGCCCGGCACGCCCGTCCGGCTGAAGGCGGACGGCGAGGAGGGCCGGCAGCTCGGGTTCGTCACCACCTCCGTACGCCACCACGAGCTCGGGCCCATCGCGCTCGCGCTGGTGAAGCGCAACGTGCCGGTGGACGCCGAGCTGCTGGCGGGCACCACGGCCGCCGCGCAGGAGGTCGTGGTCGAGGCGTAG
- the dtd gene encoding D-aminoacyl-tRNA deacylase: protein MRAVVQRVDGAKVVVAGETVGEVVGEGLCVLVGVTHDDTPEKAAQLARKLWSVRILDGEKSCSDVNAPLLVISQFTLYGDARKGRRPTWNAAAPGEVAEPLVDEVVARLRELGATVETGRFGADMRVSLTNHGPFTIVIDV from the coding sequence ATGCGTGCAGTGGTACAGAGGGTCGACGGGGCGAAGGTCGTCGTCGCCGGTGAGACCGTCGGGGAAGTCGTCGGCGAGGGATTGTGCGTGCTGGTGGGCGTCACCCACGACGACACGCCGGAGAAGGCGGCGCAGCTGGCCCGGAAGCTGTGGTCGGTGCGGATCCTGGACGGCGAGAAGTCCTGCTCGGACGTCAATGCGCCCTTGCTGGTGATCTCGCAGTTCACCCTCTACGGGGACGCCCGCAAGGGCCGGCGGCCCACCTGGAACGCGGCGGCGCCCGGCGAGGTCGCCGAGCCGCTGGTCGACGAGGTGGTGGCGCGGCTGCGGGAGCTGGGGGCCACGGTGGAGACGGGCCGGTTCGGAGCGGACATGCGGGTCTCGCTCACGAACCACGGCCCGTTCACGATCGTCATCGACGTCTGA
- a CDS encoding ABC transporter substrate-binding protein, translating to MSTPGAGQTPHPVPMTCAGGRGALRPPAQRTADAVLPEAQAHDVRAMRLPELRTLRRDSHGDEADLSYVRRLLQGRIDILRAELGRRGGPDEPVVDGVPVVDRLSEILADTPSRHRSSARHVTLGTPRGEEYRRLAAEMLAEVELSDLTARTDEELHAAMGRLARYEQQVSRRRQQLQRTADDCSAEIARRYREGEAQVDDLLR from the coding sequence ATGAGTACACCTGGCGCCGGGCAGACGCCACATCCCGTACCGATGACATGTGCCGGTGGCAGAGGAGCGCTGCGGCCTCCGGCCCAGCGGACCGCTGACGCCGTCCTGCCGGAGGCACAGGCGCACGACGTGAGGGCCATGCGGCTGCCGGAGCTGCGGACCCTGCGCCGCGACTCGCACGGCGACGAGGCTGACCTGAGCTACGTACGAAGGCTGCTCCAGGGCCGGATCGACATCCTGCGCGCGGAGCTCGGGCGGCGCGGCGGCCCCGACGAGCCGGTCGTCGACGGGGTCCCGGTGGTGGACCGGCTGTCGGAGATCCTCGCGGACACCCCGTCCCGGCACCGCTCGTCGGCCCGGCACGTGACCCTCGGCACCCCGCGCGGCGAGGAGTACCGGCGGCTGGCCGCCGAGATGCTCGCGGAGGTGGAGCTGTCGGACCTGACCGCCCGAACGGACGAAGAGCTCCACGCGGCCATGGGACGGCTCGCACGCTACGAACAGCAGGTCTCCCGCCGCCGGCAGCAGCTCCAGCGGACGGCCGACGATTGCAGTGCCGAGATCGCCCGCAGGTACCGTGAAGGCGAAGCACAAGTAGACGACCTGCTCCGCTGA
- a CDS encoding asparaginase — protein sequence MTSSATAVIPPVLAEVVRSGFVEGHHRGSLVILAADGTVEMSAGDPSAPVFPRSSNKPMQAAALLRAGLDLSGERLALAAASHSGEPFHLDLARKMLAEHGFTEADLQTPPDLPLDPVEAEAYLAAGRVRERITMNCSGKHAAMLAACAVNGWDPATYLDPRHPLQELILDEVRAASGEGVPAVGTDGCGAPLMAISLVGLARAFRSYVLAEPGTPQRRVADAMRAHPEYVAGTRRPDTWLMREVPGTLSKMGAEAVQAVALADGRALAFKIDDGSGRALGPVLARALRMLDVDAPVVGRIADVPLLGGGERVGEIRAAF from the coding sequence ATGACCTCCTCCGCCACCGCCGTCATACCCCCGGTCCTCGCCGAAGTCGTCCGTTCGGGCTTCGTCGAGGGCCACCACCGGGGGTCGCTGGTCATCCTGGCCGCGGACGGCACCGTCGAGATGTCGGCCGGTGACCCGTCGGCCCCGGTCTTCCCGCGCTCGTCCAACAAGCCCATGCAGGCCGCGGCCCTGCTGCGGGCCGGCCTGGACCTGTCGGGGGAGCGGCTGGCGCTGGCCGCCGCGAGCCACTCCGGCGAGCCGTTCCACCTCGACCTCGCCCGCAAGATGCTCGCCGAGCACGGCTTCACCGAGGCCGACCTCCAGACCCCGCCCGACCTCCCGCTGGACCCGGTGGAGGCGGAGGCGTACCTGGCCGCCGGCCGCGTCCGGGAGCGGATCACCATGAACTGCTCGGGCAAGCACGCGGCGATGCTGGCCGCCTGCGCGGTGAACGGCTGGGACCCGGCCACCTACCTGGACCCGCGCCACCCCCTCCAGGAGCTGATCCTCGACGAGGTGCGGGCGGCGTCCGGCGAGGGCGTGCCCGCGGTCGGCACCGACGGGTGCGGTGCGCCGCTGATGGCCATCAGCCTGGTGGGCCTGGCCCGCGCCTTCCGCTCGTACGTGCTCGCCGAGCCGGGGACGCCGCAGCGGCGGGTCGCCGACGCGATGCGCGCCCACCCCGAGTACGTGGCGGGGACGCGGCGCCCGGACACCTGGCTGATGCGTGAGGTGCCGGGGACGCTGTCGAAGATGGGCGCCGAGGCGGTGCAGGCGGTCGCGCTGGCGGACGGCCGGGCCCTCGCGTTCAAGATCGACGACGGTTCCGGGCGGGCCCTGGGGCCGGTGCTGGCCCGGGCGCTGCGCATGCTGGACGTCGACGCGCCGGTGGTCGGCCGGATCGCGGACGTGCCGCTGCTGGGCGGCGGCGAGCGGGTGGGCGAGATCCGGGCCGCGTTCTGA
- a CDS encoding GNAT family N-acetyltransferase, translating to MSVDVRTVTESELADWLRARRTGFLEPPVVPDDEVAEWRAHIDLARTRGAFDEGRCVATYRSFPQELTVPGGARVAANGVTSVTVSPTHRRRGLLSRMIGADLAVAKERGDAVATLIAAEYPIYGRYGFGPATWTTEWTVDVRRAGLDPRWSGPDDGGRVDLVAVEEIRKLGPALHDRLRAGRHGVVSRGRRTWDVSTGALRLPGRPWTEPFYATYRSAAGDVEGYIGYTTDETWEHKQPLCGATVRDLIALTPAAERALWHFVCSIDWMTKVTSGFRAPDDLLPLLLPDPRAARVTTHADFLWVRILDVVGALEARTYAGSGALVLELRDPAGLAGGRFRLDASPQGASCAPTTAAPDLVMDVAELGTLYLGDESAVRLAALGRVEETTPGAAATADALLRTPRRPWCPDVF from the coding sequence ATGAGCGTCGACGTCCGCACGGTGACCGAGTCCGAGTTGGCCGACTGGCTGCGCGCCCGCCGCACCGGGTTCCTGGAGCCGCCCGTCGTGCCGGACGACGAGGTCGCCGAATGGCGGGCGCACATCGACCTCGCCCGTACCCGGGGGGCGTTCGACGAGGGGCGCTGCGTCGCCACGTACCGCTCGTTCCCGCAGGAGCTGACCGTCCCCGGGGGCGCGCGGGTCGCCGCGAACGGGGTGACCAGTGTGACCGTCTCGCCGACGCACCGGCGGCGCGGGCTGCTCAGCCGCATGATCGGGGCGGACCTCGCGGTGGCGAAGGAGCGCGGCGACGCGGTGGCGACGCTGATCGCCGCCGAGTACCCGATCTACGGGCGGTACGGGTTCGGCCCGGCCACCTGGACCACGGAGTGGACCGTCGACGTACGGCGGGCCGGTCTCGACCCGCGCTGGTCCGGCCCGGACGACGGCGGCAGGGTCGACCTGGTCGCGGTGGAGGAGATACGCAAGCTCGGCCCGGCTCTCCACGACCGGCTCCGGGCCGGACGGCACGGTGTGGTCAGCCGGGGCCGGCGCACCTGGGACGTCAGCACGGGCGCGCTGCGCCTGCCGGGCCGGCCGTGGACGGAGCCCTTCTACGCGACGTACCGCTCGGCGGCGGGGGACGTCGAGGGGTACATCGGCTACACCACCGACGAGACGTGGGAGCACAAGCAGCCGCTGTGCGGGGCGACCGTCCGCGACCTGATCGCCCTCACCCCGGCCGCCGAGCGCGCGCTGTGGCACTTCGTCTGCTCCATCGACTGGATGACCAAGGTGACCAGCGGTTTCCGCGCCCCGGACGACCTGCTGCCGCTGCTGCTGCCCGACCCGCGGGCGGCGCGCGTCACCACGCACGCCGACTTCCTGTGGGTGCGGATCCTCGACGTCGTGGGCGCCCTCGAGGCGCGTACGTACGCGGGGTCCGGCGCCCTCGTGCTGGAGCTGCGCGACCCGGCGGGCCTGGCGGGCGGCCGCTTCCGGCTGGACGCCTCGCCGCAGGGCGCCTCCTGCGCGCCGACCACGGCGGCGCCGGACCTGGTCATGGACGTGGCGGAGCTGGGGACGCTGTACCTGGGCGACGAGTCGGCGGTACGGCTCGCGGCCCTGGGGCGCGTGGAGGAGACGACCCCGGGCGCGGCCGCCACCGCGGACGCGCTCCTGCGCACCCCGCGCCGGCCGTGGTGCCCGGACGTGTTCTAG
- a CDS encoding HAD family hydrolase — protein sequence MPGSGTLVLPLAPDPLAADVYDDLIDVIGGTEHVLFGFDGPLCRLRASSAAWPTPYADPLVRTLAAVGTGLAVVGDTPPAAVRAYLTGRGLTGCFGRHVYGGVPDAVTALGARPETSLMIGATPEELVAARDAGVPFLGHGRDERHAALLRRAGARWAVPSLEPVLDAVRAAARLSARTETEQRS from the coding sequence GTGCCGGGATCTGGCACCCTCGTCCTACCCCTGGCCCCCGACCCCCTGGCGGCAGACGTGTACGACGACCTGATCGACGTCATCGGCGGCACCGAGCACGTCCTGTTCGGCTTCGACGGACCCCTGTGCCGGTTGCGGGCCTCGTCGGCCGCGTGGCCCACGCCCTACGCCGACCCGCTGGTGCGGACCCTGGCCGCGGTGGGGACGGGGCTCGCCGTGGTGGGGGACACGCCCCCGGCCGCGGTGCGGGCGTACCTCACCGGGCGGGGGCTGACCGGCTGCTTCGGGCGGCACGTGTACGGCGGCGTGCCGGACGCGGTGACCGCGCTGGGCGCGCGGCCGGAGACGTCCCTGATGATCGGCGCCACGCCCGAGGAGCTGGTGGCCGCGCGGGACGCGGGTGTGCCCTTCCTCGGCCACGGCCGCGACGAGCGGCACGCCGCGCTGCTGCGCCGGGCCGGGGCGAGGTGGGCGGTGCCGTCGCTGGAGCCGGTGCTCGACGCAGTCCGCGCGGCGGCCCGGCTCTCAGCGCGTACGGAGACGGAACAGCGCTCCTGA
- a CDS encoding ABC transporter permease — translation MSDTLTHALTLTGRGIRLSRRNVDAVITALALPVMLMLIFVYFFGGAIDTGTQYVTYVVPGVLLLCAGFGSSTTAVRVSEDMKEGIVDRFRSLDVGATPILASHVVASTARNLLSTALVLGVAFLIGFRPAASATGWLAALGILLAFVLAISWLSAAVGLLARTPEAASGFTFFMMFLPYPSSAFVPIDTMPTWLHGFADHQPVTPVIESLRGLLLDQPVGTAPALALAWCAGLIALAVGLSGALFRLRTR, via the coding sequence ATGTCTGACACCCTCACCCACGCGCTCACCCTCACCGGCCGCGGCATCCGCCTCAGCCGCCGCAACGTCGACGCCGTCATCACCGCACTGGCCCTGCCGGTCATGCTGATGCTGATCTTCGTCTACTTCTTCGGCGGCGCGATCGACACCGGCACGCAGTACGTGACGTACGTCGTCCCCGGCGTCCTCCTGCTCTGCGCCGGCTTCGGCTCCTCGACCACCGCCGTCCGCGTCAGCGAGGACATGAAGGAAGGCATCGTCGACCGCTTCCGCTCCCTCGACGTCGGCGCGACCCCGATCCTCGCCTCGCACGTCGTCGCGAGCACCGCCCGCAACCTGCTGTCGACGGCCCTCGTCCTCGGCGTCGCCTTCCTCATCGGCTTCCGCCCCGCCGCCTCCGCCACCGGCTGGCTCGCCGCCCTCGGCATCCTGCTCGCCTTCGTCCTCGCCATCTCCTGGCTCTCGGCGGCGGTCGGCCTGCTCGCCCGCACCCCGGAGGCCGCGAGCGGCTTCACCTTCTTCATGATGTTCCTGCCCTACCCCAGCAGCGCCTTCGTCCCCATCGACACCATGCCGACCTGGCTGCACGGCTTCGCCGACCACCAGCCGGTCACCCCGGTGATCGAATCGCTCCGGGGCCTCCTCCTCGACCAGCCGGTCGGCACCGCCCCCGCGCTCGCACTCGCCTGGTGCGCCGGGCTCATCGCGCTCGCGGTGGGCCTGTCAGGAGCGCTGTTCCGTCTCCGTACGCGCTGA